A genomic segment from Paenarthrobacter sp. A20 encodes:
- a CDS encoding FAD-binding protein: protein MRTAQAASKPDGAHKSMTLSTPGVDTLASRSAGPGANWAGTYSYRAPLLVSAKSVSEVIEAVSRPGRVRALGTRHSFNDIADTTGTLVSVLDLDPGMTIDPVGRTVSVGAGTSYGVLVTFLQQHGWALHNTGSLPHISIGGATAQGTHGSGNANGNLSTAVRALEIVDARGTVRSVQSGDLDFEGHVVALGALGIVVRITLAIEPSYDVRQDVFKDLSWDAVLDDVTDVMASAYSVSLFTNWSGDTLSEAWLKTRLDQADAPPPMVAGGTIQNVADVQIHEGEAANLTIQGGLPGPWSERLPHFRADAKPSNGDEIQSEYFVELSRAADALQAVRALHESITPLLLVSELRSVAADELWLSPAFEQDVLGIHFTWRNDPKAVAPVLKRIETALAPFNPRPHWGKTQALSPELVAGLYPRLPDFRRLLDRWDPERRFSNARLQQLFG, encoded by the coding sequence ATGAGGACCGCGCAGGCGGCCAGCAAGCCGGATGGGGCGCATAAGAGCATGACCCTCAGTACCCCTGGCGTCGACACGCTTGCCAGCCGGAGCGCGGGGCCTGGAGCGAACTGGGCCGGAACTTACTCGTACCGGGCCCCGTTGTTGGTTTCCGCGAAGTCTGTTTCGGAAGTCATCGAGGCAGTCAGCCGGCCCGGACGGGTACGGGCTTTGGGGACCCGGCATTCATTCAATGACATCGCAGACACGACAGGAACTCTGGTCAGCGTCCTGGATCTCGACCCCGGGATGACCATCGACCCCGTGGGCCGTACCGTTTCTGTTGGAGCGGGCACCAGCTATGGTGTCCTGGTCACCTTTCTCCAACAGCATGGCTGGGCACTGCACAACACCGGTTCGCTTCCGCACATCTCCATTGGCGGGGCCACGGCGCAGGGAACTCATGGGTCAGGAAATGCTAACGGAAACCTCTCCACAGCTGTTCGGGCGTTGGAAATCGTCGATGCCCGCGGCACGGTCAGGTCCGTGCAGTCCGGAGACCTTGACTTTGAAGGGCACGTGGTCGCCCTCGGAGCCCTGGGTATCGTCGTACGCATCACACTGGCCATCGAACCCAGCTATGACGTTCGACAAGATGTCTTCAAGGACCTGTCATGGGACGCAGTGTTGGACGACGTCACAGACGTGATGGCCTCCGCCTACAGCGTCAGTCTCTTCACGAACTGGAGCGGAGACACCTTGAGCGAGGCTTGGCTCAAGACCCGCCTCGACCAAGCGGATGCACCACCTCCAATGGTCGCTGGAGGCACTATCCAGAACGTTGCCGATGTCCAGATCCATGAAGGAGAGGCCGCGAACCTCACCATCCAAGGCGGGCTGCCAGGTCCTTGGTCCGAACGTCTTCCTCACTTCAGGGCGGACGCTAAACCAAGCAATGGTGACGAGATTCAAAGTGAATATTTCGTGGAGCTCTCCCGTGCGGCGGATGCCCTCCAGGCTGTGCGCGCGTTGCACGAAAGCATCACGCCATTGCTTCTCGTATCGGAGCTCCGCTCCGTAGCGGCCGACGAGCTATGGCTCAGCCCGGCGTTTGAGCAGGACGTCCTCGGCATCCACTTCACTTGGCGCAACGACCCCAAAGCTGTCGCGCCTGTGCTGAAAAGGATCGAGACGGCTCTCGCACCATTCAACCCTCGGCCTCATTGGGGAAAGACGCAAGCCCTTTCCCCGGAGCTGGTAGCCGGCCTGTATCCCAGGCTGCCCGACTTCCGTCGTCTCCTTGACCGATGGGACCCGGAACGTCGATTCAGCAATGCCCGCCTCCAACAGCTCTTTGGCTGA